One Actinomycetota bacterium genomic window carries:
- a CDS encoding LemA family protein, which translates to MEPYLYVLAVLAALLLAVALVYNRMIRLRNRVRRAWKDIDVQLRLRHDLVPVLVSVAEGYAAHESRMLERAAHLRSVARAAAGVRERGARELDLASSLAELFALGESYPDLKADEAFQRLFRESVTVENHLAAARKYYNGCVRAYNNFIQSFPQLILARLLRFRPSEYFQEGEGQDTPA; encoded by the coding sequence ATGGAACCTTACCTGTATGTCTTGGCCGTCCTGGCGGCCCTCCTGCTGGCAGTGGCCCTCGTTTATAACCGCATGATCCGCCTGCGTAACCGGGTGCGGCGTGCCTGGAAGGACATCGACGTGCAGTTGAGACTGCGCCACGACCTGGTCCCCGTCCTGGTATCGGTGGCGGAAGGATACGCCGCGCACGAGAGCCGGATGCTGGAGAGGGCCGCGCACCTGAGATCGGTAGCCCGGGCGGCCGCCGGGGTGAGGGAACGGGGAGCGCGCGAGCTGGACCTTGCGTCATCCCTTGCGGAGCTTTTCGCCCTGGGGGAGAGCTACCCCGATCTCAAGGCCGACGAGGCCTTCCAACGCCTCTTCCGGGAGTCGGTAACGGTGGAGAACCACCTCGCCGCGGCGCGCAAGTACTACAACGGCTGCGTGCGCGCCTACAACAACTTCATCCAGAGTTTTCCACAACTGATCCTCGCACGCCTCCTCCGCTTCCGTCCATCGGAATATTTCCAGGAGGGTGAGGGGCAGGATACCCCCGCCTGA